TACGGAGGGAGGATACGCCGCCCCTCCGTAGCGCTCCCGACCCGGGGCGGGCCGACCCCGCAGGGCCGGCCCGCCCCGGGCGCGGGGTCACTTCCAGTCGCGGATGTCGACGAAGCGGCCGGCGATCGCGGCGGCGCCGGCCATGGCCGGCGAGACGAGGTGCGTGCGGCCCTTGAAGCCCTGGCGGCCTTCGAAGTTGCGGTTCGAGGTCGAGGCGCAGCGCTCGCCCGGCTTCAGCTTGTCGGCGTTCATGGCGAGGCACATGGAGCAGCCCGGCTCGCGCCACTCGAAGCCCGCCTCGAGGAAGACCTTGTCGAGGCCTTCGGCCTCGGCCTGCATCTTCACGAGGCCGGAGCCCGGCACCACCATCGCCGACACGGTCGGGGCGATCTTGCGGTCCTTCACCACGGCGGCGGCGGCGCGCAGGTCCTCGATGCGGCCGTTGGTGCAGGAGCCGATGAACACCTTGTCGAGGGCGATGTCGGTGATCTTCGTGCCCGGCACGAGGCCCATGTACTCGAGCGCGCGCCACTTGGAGGTGCGCTTGGTCTCGTCGGCGATGTCGTCGGGGTTCGGCACCACGCCGGTCACCGAGACGACGTCCTCGGGCGAGGAGCCCCAAGAGACGATCGGCGGCAGGTTGGCGGCGTCGAGACGGACCTCGCGGTCGAAATGGGCGCCCTCGTCGGAGAACAGCGTCTTCCAGTAGGCGAGCGCGGCCTCGAGGGCCTCGCCCTTCGGCGCGCGCGGGCGGCCCTGGACGTAGGCGAAGGTCTTCTCGTCCGGCGCGATCAGGCCGGCGCGGGCGCCGCCCTCGATCGACATGTTGCAGACCGTCATGCGGCCTTCCATCGACAGCGAGCGGATCGCCTCGCCGGCGTATTCCATGACGTAGCCGGTGCCGCCGGCGGTGCCGATCTCGCCGATGATGGCGAGGATGATGTCTTTGGCGGTCACGCCTTCGGGCAGCTGCCCGTCGACGGTGATCCGCATGTTCTTCGCCTTCTTCTGGATCAGCGTCTGGGTGGCGAGCACGTGCTCGACCTCCGAGGTGCCGATGCCGTGGGCGAGCGCGCCGAAGGCGCCGTGGGTCGAGGTGTGGCTGTCACCGCAGACGATGGTCATGCCGGGCAGGGTGAAGCCCTGCTCGGGGCCGACCACGTGGACGATGCCTTGGCGGCGGTCGAGCTCGTTGAAATACTCGACGCCGAACTCGGCGGCGTTGATCGCCAGCTGGGCGACCTGCTCGCGGCTCTCGGGATCCTCGATGCCGAGGCTGCGGTCGGTCGTCGGCACGTTGTGGTCGACCACGGCCAGCGTCTTCGCCGGCTGGTGCACCTTGCGACCGGTGGCGCGCAGGCCCTCGAAGGCCTGCGGGCTGGTCACCTCGTGCACGAGGTGGCGGTCGATGTAGAGCAGGGCGGTGCCGTCGGGCTGGATGTCGACGAGGTGGTCGTCCCAGATCTTGTCGTAGAGGGTGCGCGGCTTGGTGGTCATGGCGGGATGCCCCGGTGTCTGTGGCCGCCCCGTCGCGGGGGTGCGGGCCGGATGGTCCGTGTGGTCCTCGAGCGAAGGCCGGCCTGTCCGCCGGCGGAGACGTCAGCCGACGAGTCGGCCGTCGGCGGTCAGCCGCGCGAAGAAGCGCCAGGGCAGCCGCGCGTGGTCGCTCACGGGGGAGAACTCCTCCGTGGTCGGCGTGCGCGGGCCTCGTGAGCGGATCGTCATGGCGCTCCATATACGGAAAGCCGGGGTTTCAGGCAATCTCGGCGTCGTGGTAGCATCGGGCTCGCCGCCCAACGGGGTTCCGCCATGAGCGATACGGCGTTCCAGCGCATGACGGTCGAGGAATTCCTCCACTGGGAGGACCGTCAGGAGCCGAAATACGAGCTCGTCGACGGCCGCCCCGTCATGATGACCGGCGGCACGGCCGCCCACGGCGACCTGCGCTTCAACATCTGCGCCCACTTCAAGCAGGGCCTGCGCGGGCGGCCCTGCCGTGCGCATCTCGACCTCAAGGTCGTCTGCGGCAACGCCAACGTCCGCTATCCCGACGTCCAGATCGACTGCGGCCCGACCCTGCCCAGGGACGTCCGGGCATCACGCCCGACCGTGGTCGTCGAGGTGGTGTCGCCGTCCTCGCGCGCCACCGACTACATGGCCAAGGTGCGCGACTACGGCACGGTGCCCTCGATCACCACCTACCTGATCGTCTCGCAGGAGGACCGCCAGGTCACCGTGCTCCGACGCGTCGGCGATCTCCTCGAACTCGAGGCCGTCCTCGAGGGTGCGGAGGACGTGGTGGACCTGCCCGAGGTCGGCCTGACGCTGCCGCTCGCCGTCGTCTACGACGCGAACATTCCGGCTCCCGGCGCACCCTGACACAGCAGAACGTCACGCCCGAAAAAGAAGCGCCCCAGTCCCGGGGGAGACTGGGGCGCGGCGTCGGTCAGGACGCGTCGCTGGGAGGGATCGCCAGCGGGCGGGGCCGCCGTCGGCAAGACGGGGGGCACTACCGAAGAAGGGCGGCGCCGCCATGACCGAGAGATGGGAAGGCCGCGGCGGGCCGCAAGAACGCGGGCGTTGACGATCGCGTGAGCGGAAAGTGAGGGGAGAGGCAGTCGGGCTTCGGCAGTCGGCAGTCGGGGCGGTGGAAGTCGCTCGCCCGGCGCCTTGCCGGCCGGCCGTGGACGCGCGACCTTCCGACTGCCGACTGCCGACTGCCGACTGCCGACTGCCGACTGCCGACTGCCCACTGCCTACCCGATCACCCGAGCAGCGCCGCGAATTCCTCGCGGATCGCCGCGCCCATCTCCTTCGTGGAGACCAGCGTGTCGCCGTCCTTGCCGATGTCGCGGGTGCGCAGACCCTTGCCGAGCACCGCGGCGATGGCGGCGTCGAGCTTGTCGGAGAGGTCGATCAGGCCGAAGGAGTAGCGCAGCGCCATGGCGAAGGACGCGATCATGGCGATCGGGTTGGCGATGCCCTTGCCGGCGATGTCGGGGGCCGAGCCGTGCACCGGCTCGTAGAGCGCCTTGCGCTTGCCGGTGGCGGCGTCGGGGGCGCCGAGCGAGGCCGACGGCAGCATGCCGAGCGAGCCGGTCAGCATGGCCGCGACGTCGGAGAGGATGTCGCCGAACAGGTTGTCGCAGACGATGACGTCGTACTGCTTGGGCCAGCGGACGAGCTGCATGGCGCAGTTGTCGGCGAGCACGTGCTCGAGCGCGACGTCGGCGTATTCCTCCTTGCCGATCTTCGTCACGACCTGGTTCCAGAGCACGCCGGACTTCATGACGTTGCGCTTCTCGGCCGAGGCGACCTTGCGGCCGCGGGCCCGGGCGAGGTCGAAGGCGACGCGGGCGATCCGCTCGATCTCCGAGGTGGTGTAGAGCTGGGTGTCGACGGCGCGCTTCTGGCCGTTCTCCAGCGTCACGATCTCCTTCGGCTCGCCGAAGTAGACGCCGCCGGTGAGCTCGCGGACGATCAGGATGTCGAGACCCTCGACCACCTCGCGCTTGAGGCTGGAGGCGTCGGCGAGCGCCGGGTAGCAGATCGCCGGACGCAGATTGGCGAACAGGCCGAGGTCCTTGCGCAGGCGCAGCAGGCCCGCCTCGGGGCGGACGTCGTAGGGCACGCCGTCCCACTTCGGGCCGCCGACGGCGCCGAACAGCACCGCGTCGGCGGAAAGCGCCTTCGCCATGTCGGCTTCGGAGATCGCCGCGCCGTGGGCGTCGTAGGCCGAGCCGCCGACGAGGCCCTCGTCGGTGGCGAAGTCGGTCAGGCCGCGGCCGTTGAGGAGGGCGATGATCTCCTTCACTTCCGCCATGATCTCGGGACCGATGCCGTCGCCGGGCAGGAGGAGGAGCGTGTTCGTGGCCATGGGATCCTCGGGGCAGGTGGGGAGGCGGCCGCGCGGGACCGCCCGCGGCCTCCTCGAAGGGAGCGACACCGCAGTACAGACCGCAAGGCCGGCTTTCAAGCCGCGGATCGCCCGTTCCGCGCGCTCAGTCGCAGACGAAGGACCCGCCGTCGCGCACCACGCCGAAGCGGCGGGTGGTCGGATCGAGCATGTGGAGCTCGCCCTCGGAGACGTCGAACCAGGCGCCGTGCAGGCGCAGCGAGCCCTTGGCGACGCGCTGGGCGACGCAGGGGAAGGTCGTCAGGTTGTGGATCGACAGCCGGACGCCCTCGTGCTCGAGGGCGCGCTGCTTGTGCTCGTGCGGCACGGCGCCATCGCCGCGGACCTTGGCGGCGATCGGGTCGATCTGCGCCATCCAGCGGCCGATGAAGTCGCCGGGGGTCAGCGGCTCGCCCTCTTCGGCGAGGGCGGCCGCGATGCCGCCGCAGCGGCCGTGGCCCATCACCACGATGTGCTTGACCTTGAGGGCGACGACCGCGAATTCGAGCGCGGCCGAGGTGCCGTGCAGCTCGCCGTCGGGCGTGTAGGGCGGCACGAGGTTGGCGACGTTGCGGACGACGAAGATCTCGCCCGGGCCGGCGTCGAAGATCACCTCCGGCGCGACCCGGCTGTCGCAGCAGCCGATGATCATGATCTGCGGCTTCTGCCCGGCCTCGGCGAGGCGGCGGTAGCGCTCCTCCTCGGTCGGGTAGCGGCCGGAGCGGAAGGCGCGGTAGCCCTCGACGAGGCGCTCGGGAAAGGCGTCCGGCAGCGGCGGGCGCGGATCGGCGGAAACGGAGGCGTCGGTCATCGGCGATCCCCATGTGTCCGGGTACATCAGCCGACGAATTAGGCCGTGTTGCACCGCAAAACAAGCGGCGGAGCGCCGCAAGGACCAAGGTCGTAGCGGCCGGGCGGGCCCGGCGTCAGGTCCAGATGGCGATCGGCAGTCCGGCGCCGTCGCGCTCGGGCGGGGCGGGATGCGACACCGCGTCGCCCGCGAGGACGCGTTCGGCGACGAGGGCGCACACGGCGGCGTCGAGGAGGTCGTCCGGCCCGGCCCCGCGCGGCGGCGGCGCGGCGAGGAAGTCCCAGGCGTAGCCGCGGCCGGCGAGGAAGCGGCGCCGCTCGTCGAGACCGTCGGGGTTCGGCCGGCTCTTCACCTTCTTCGGCAGCGTCACCGGCGCGCCGGCGAGCACCGCGAAGGCGACCTCCGGGTGGCTCTCGCGGACGCGCTCGACGAGGTCCGGGCGGGCGCGCAGCAGCCCGTCGAGCTCGCGCATCTTCGGGAAGAGATGGAAGCACTGCTTGGAGACCCGCCGCGGCGGGTCGGATCGGGCGAGCGCGGCGGCGCAGGCGGCCGGGTAATCCTCGGCGTAGACGGCCGCCCGGGCCGGCACCGAGAACACGCTCGACTGCCGCATTCCGAGCTTCGGCCGCACGAGGCGCTCCGGCGCCCGGCCGCCGGGGCCGACGACGTCGGGCAGGCCGATCGGCATGTCGACCGCGATCATCGCCGGGTCGTCGGTCGCGATCAGGTCGGCGAGGCGGGCGACGACGCGGACCGTCGCGGTGCCATCGGCGAGGTCGCGAAGCACGGCGATCCAGCCGGCCGGGCAGCCGTCGACGCCGGCGACGACGGTCACGGCGTCCCGGCGGGGCGGCGTGGCGCGGCCCAGCGGCGGACGTCGACCATGGCGGTCGGGCGCTGGATCGCGGCCTGCTCCTCGGCGAGGAGGAGTTCGTCGGCGTCGGCCTTCACGGTGCGGGCGACCATCTCGAAGGTGGTCGCGGCGGCGCCGGCGAGCGCGGCCTCCATGCCGGCACCCGACAGCAGGCGCGACACCAGCGTGGCGGCGAACAGGTCGCCGGTGCCGGCGTGGGCACCGGGCACGCGCTGGTTCTCGGCGACCAGCACGTCGTCGGCGGTGACCGCGACGGTGGCGATCTTGCCGCGCATCATCGCCGGCACCGAGGTCACCACCACGGTGCC
This Oharaeibacter diazotrophicus DNA region includes the following protein-coding sequences:
- the leuC gene encoding 3-isopropylmalate dehydratase large subunit, whose amino-acid sequence is MTTKPRTLYDKIWDDHLVDIQPDGTALLYIDRHLVHEVTSPQAFEGLRATGRKVHQPAKTLAVVDHNVPTTDRSLGIEDPESREQVAQLAINAAEFGVEYFNELDRRQGIVHVVGPEQGFTLPGMTIVCGDSHTSTHGAFGALAHGIGTSEVEHVLATQTLIQKKAKNMRITVDGQLPEGVTAKDIILAIIGEIGTAGGTGYVMEYAGEAIRSLSMEGRMTVCNMSIEGGARAGLIAPDEKTFAYVQGRPRAPKGEALEAALAYWKTLFSDEGAHFDREVRLDAANLPPIVSWGSSPEDVVSVTGVVPNPDDIADETKRTSKWRALEYMGLVPGTKITDIALDKVFIGSCTNGRIEDLRAAAAVVKDRKIAPTVSAMVVPGSGLVKMQAEAEGLDKVFLEAGFEWREPGCSMCLAMNADKLKPGERCASTSNRNFEGRQGFKGRTHLVSPAMAGAAAIAGRFVDIRDWK
- a CDS encoding Uma2 family endonuclease yields the protein MSDTAFQRMTVEEFLHWEDRQEPKYELVDGRPVMMTGGTAAHGDLRFNICAHFKQGLRGRPCRAHLDLKVVCGNANVRYPDVQIDCGPTLPRDVRASRPTVVVEVVSPSSRATDYMAKVRDYGTVPSITTYLIVSQEDRQVTVLRRVGDLLELEAVLEGAEDVVDLPEVGLTLPLAVVYDANIPAPGAP
- the leuB gene encoding 3-isopropylmalate dehydrogenase, encoding MATNTLLLLPGDGIGPEIMAEVKEIIALLNGRGLTDFATDEGLVGGSAYDAHGAAISEADMAKALSADAVLFGAVGGPKWDGVPYDVRPEAGLLRLRKDLGLFANLRPAICYPALADASSLKREVVEGLDILIVRELTGGVYFGEPKEIVTLENGQKRAVDTQLYTTSEIERIARVAFDLARARGRKVASAEKRNVMKSGVLWNQVVTKIGKEEYADVALEHVLADNCAMQLVRWPKQYDVIVCDNLFGDILSDVAAMLTGSLGMLPSASLGAPDAATGKRKALYEPVHGSAPDIAGKGIANPIAMIASFAMALRYSFGLIDLSDKLDAAIAAVLGKGLRTRDIGKDGDTLVSTKEMGAAIREEFAALLG
- a CDS encoding carbonic anhydrase, whose protein sequence is MTDASVSADPRPPLPDAFPERLVEGYRAFRSGRYPTEEERYRRLAEAGQKPQIMIIGCCDSRVAPEVIFDAGPGEIFVVRNVANLVPPYTPDGELHGTSAALEFAVVALKVKHIVVMGHGRCGGIAAALAEEGEPLTPGDFIGRWMAQIDPIAAKVRGDGAVPHEHKQRALEHEGVRLSIHNLTTFPCVAQRVAKGSLRLHGAWFDVSEGELHMLDPTTRRFGVVRDGGSFVCD
- a CDS encoding DUF429 domain-containing protein, whose product is MTVVAGVDGCPAGWIAVLRDLADGTATVRVVARLADLIATDDPAMIAVDMPIGLPDVVGPGGRAPERLVRPKLGMRQSSVFSVPARAAVYAEDYPAACAAALARSDPPRRVSKQCFHLFPKMRELDGLLRARPDLVERVRESHPEVAFAVLAGAPVTLPKKVKSRPNPDGLDERRRFLAGRGYAWDFLAAPPPRGAGPDDLLDAAVCALVAERVLAGDAVSHPAPPERDGAGLPIAIWT